TAAAAGTGCAGGCTCCATAATGGGCTCCGGTGGTATGGTCGTCATGAGCGAAAAAACCTCTATGGTAGAAACGGCAAGATACTTTCTGACCTTCACAAGCGATGAATCATGCGGTAAGTGTACACCATGCCGGGAGGGATTAAAACACATGCTGAACATCCTTGAGAGAATCATAGCGGGCAGAGGCACGAGGGAGGACATAAAAACCCTTGAGGAGCTTGCCCTAACGATTAAAGCAACCTCACTATGCGGTCTCGGTCAAACCGCTCCAAACCCCGTGCTCACGACGCTCAGATACTTTAGAGAGGAGTATGAAAGGAAGATAAAGAGATGAAGGTTAAGATAGTAATAGATGGCAAGCAAATAACAGCCGAAAAGGGAGAAATAATTTTATCCGTGGCGAGAAGAGAGGGTTTCGATATCCCCTCCCTTTGTTTTCACGAGGCATTCGAAAACGGATACGGTGCCTGTAGACTTTGCATCGTAGAAGTTATAAAGGGAAATAGGCCCGGTTTAACAACCTCCTGTACACTTAAAGCGGAAGAGGGGCTTGAAATTCTGACCAGCACTCCTGAAATAGAAAAGCACAGAAGGACTTTGCTTGAGCTTTATTTAGCCCAAGCCCCATCTTCCGACCTAATTAGGGAACTTGCCTCAAGGTACGGCGTTGAGAAAACGCGCTTTCCCAAAAGATTCATCCCGGGGGATCCTCTTGGAAATAAGTGCGTACTTTGCGGACTATGCGTAAGAGTATGCGGAGAGATCATGAACGCTGGAGCCATAAGCTACATAGGAAGGGGAACCTCCACGGAGATAAATACCCCATTTTTCGAGGAAAACCCAGACTGCCTGGGATGTGGAGCATGTGCGCATATCTGCCCTACGGGAGCGATAGACTTAGAAGACATAAATAGCACACGTGTCTTAAAATCTTGGAGCAATACGAAGGTAAAGCTAAAAATATGCGAGATATGCGGAACCCCCTTCTTACCGGAACCCATATGGGGGAAGTTTTCCAACTTGATCGACCGTGAGCTTATCGAAGAGCTTGAGCGAATCTGCCCCGAGTGCAGAAAATCGGTATACGCTAAAAGGTTAACAGCTCTCTTTCAAGCTCCTTAAGCTCCGGATGAACATATCTTCCCTCCTCCAATATCTTAACACCATCTCCTAAAAGGGTGGGGCTAAGGCAAATACCATCTGCGTGGCTTTTTGCGAAACCCGCGCTCCCCTTAAAGCAAGCTCCCTGATTGCCGATGCCCCACTCAAAAGCTTCCCATACCCTTTCATCCTCAAGCACATTTCCGGTTAGAATCGCACCCGGATTGCAACCATAGGAAATATGAGCCAGCG
The DNA window shown above is from Synergistota bacterium and carries:
- a CDS encoding (2Fe-2S)-binding protein, with the translated sequence MKVKIVIDGKQITAEKGEIILSVARREGFDIPSLCFHEAFENGYGACRLCIVEVIKGNRPGLTTSCTLKAEEGLEILTSTPEIEKHRRTLLELYLAQAPSSDLIRELASRYGVEKTRFPKRFIPGDPLGNKCVLCGLCVRVCGEIMNAGAISYIGRGTSTEINTPFFEENPDCLGCGACAHICPTGAIDLEDINSTRVLKSWSNTKVKLKICEICGTPFLPEPIWGKFSNLIDRELIEELERICPECRKSVYAKRLTALFQAP